From the Nitrospirota bacterium genome, the window AAAGCTTGCAGAAAATATTGAGACAGGCTCTGTCTTTAAAAAGAAGGGAAAGGTTTTATGGAAGTGCAGGAACTGCGGGTATGTGCACGAAGGCGAAGAGGCGCCTGACGTATGTCCGTCCTGTCGCCACCCGAAGGGCTATTTTGAAATTTTTGTCGAAAACTATTAGGGACTATTTAGTTTATTTTATCCGTGGAAAAAATTTAGGCACTGCCTTTTTATATTTTTCGTATTCTTCACCAAAGCGCCTTGAGAGTTCCCTTTCCTCAAGTGGAATGACGGCTAAATAGACTATTGCAAAATCAAGTGCAGTAACAATGCCTACAGTTATCACTCCTGTAATGAGAAACACTCCTGAGAACATCAGGCTGTGGGCCAGATATGTGGGGTGCCTGACAACAGAGAATGGCCCTTTTGTCATAAGTTTTCCCGTGACTTTTGTATGGATTTCTGGAAGACCTATGAGACCCCACAGACCAAGGAGCCATCCAGTCCAGATGTGGAGCATTGTCCCTGAGAATAAAAGAATTGCGCCGAGCACAGTTATAGGCATTGCAAAGGATATTTTATGGGCAAGAAGGAATTCCCTGTTTTGATATAAGAGAAATACAAGGGGAAGCCATGTAATAACAGGCATACCGTATGTAAAGAAACCGAGTTTTCTAAAGAGCTGAGGGACGCAGTGCACAGGTATCCAGAAAAGCGGCACTACAGGCCAGAGTATCAGGGCGATGAGGGCAAGGGCGTCTTTCATAATTAAGGATTATAATCATTGCCTTAACTTAAGGCAATTTATGGAGCACTGAAGTAGTGCTCCATTTAACTGTATATCTTTCTGAATTCAGGGAGTTGATTGAGCTTTGAC encodes:
- a CDS encoding isoprenylcysteine carboxylmethyltransferase family protein; protein product: MKDALALIALILWPVVPLFWIPVHCVPQLFRKLGFFTYGMPVITWLPLVFLLYQNREFLLAHKISFAMPITVLGAILLFSGTMLHIWTGWLLGLWGLIGLPEIHTKVTGKLMTKGPFSVVRHPTYLAHSLMFSGVFLITGVITVGIVTALDFAIVYLAVIPLEERELSRRFGEEYEKYKKAVPKFFPRIK